One genomic region from Pseudoduganella lutea encodes:
- the sodC gene encoding superoxide dismutase family protein yields MQISIRQTLVMAALVVGANAQAAEVTVPIHAVDASGTGKALGSVTIAETAGGLTFTPSLAGLPPGPRGFHVHAKGDCSPAETDGKKVPAGAAGGHLDPHDTKSHHGPGKTEKEGHAGDLPRLEVAADGSAKTPVQAPQLKKLADVKGRALMIHAGGDNYADQPAPLGGGGARIACGVIGG; encoded by the coding sequence ATGCAGATTTCGATCCGACAGACCCTGGTCATGGCAGCGCTCGTCGTTGGCGCGAACGCGCAAGCGGCCGAGGTGACGGTGCCGATCCACGCCGTCGACGCGTCCGGTACCGGCAAGGCGCTCGGCAGCGTGACGATTGCGGAAACCGCCGGCGGCCTGACGTTCACGCCATCGCTGGCCGGCCTGCCGCCGGGCCCGCGCGGTTTCCACGTGCATGCCAAGGGCGACTGCTCGCCGGCCGAGACGGATGGCAAGAAAGTGCCGGCGGGCGCTGCGGGCGGCCACCTGGACCCGCACGACACGAAATCGCATCATGGCCCGGGCAAGACCGAGAAGGAAGGCCATGCCGGCGACCTGCCACGCCTCGAAGTGGCGGCCGATGGATCGGCGAAAACGCCCGTCCAGGCACCGCAGCTGAAGAAGCTGGCCGACGTGAAGGGCCGCGCGCTGATGATCCATGCCGGCGGCGACAACTATGCCGACCAGCCGGCACCACTGGGCGGTGGCGGGGCGCGTATCGCCTGCGGCGTGATCGGCGGCTGA
- a CDS encoding ABC transporter permease: MTILLRESVRSALASILAHRLRSFLTALGIIIGVASVITVISLIQGLSKSVSDQFAGLGGTSVTIRAYNDMKDQMRGKVNYLRLEDVEQIRLRGESIRHVSPVFTPGFAEVRYLGATTTARVTATSASYQDVNQRYTRLGRFITEPDDARARRVAVIGEDLVAELHLPADPLGKFIFYGGEWFKIVGVLEKQGAVFGMSQDNYLIIPFKTGRSIMGNNRRLNLSITVAVDQLADLDGTIRQLSAVMRTAHRLQPGQPDDFEIQSAEQLAQSFEKISMMVTLVMGGVVGIALLVGGIGIMNIMLVSVKERTREIGICKALGARSRDILAQFLVEAVILATLGGLIGLALGYVLGAAIAALIPDFPPAVVPWWAVALSLLFSGGVGIVFGVMPARQAARLDPIEALRYE, encoded by the coding sequence ATGACGATCCTGCTGCGCGAAAGCGTGCGCTCGGCGCTGGCGTCGATCCTCGCCCACCGGCTGCGCAGTTTCCTCACGGCGTTGGGCATCATCATCGGCGTGGCGTCGGTGATCACGGTGATCTCGCTGATCCAGGGGCTGTCGAAGAGCGTGTCGGACCAGTTCGCCGGGCTGGGCGGCACCAGCGTGACGATCCGGGCGTATAACGACATGAAGGACCAGATGCGCGGCAAGGTCAACTACCTGCGGCTGGAAGACGTGGAGCAGATCCGCCTGCGTGGCGAGAGCATCCGGCACGTGAGCCCGGTCTTCACGCCCGGCTTTGCCGAAGTGCGCTACCTGGGCGCCACGACGACGGCGCGGGTGACAGCCACGTCGGCCAGCTACCAGGACGTGAACCAGCGCTATACGCGGCTGGGGCGTTTCATCACCGAGCCGGACGACGCACGGGCGCGGCGCGTGGCCGTGATCGGCGAAGACCTGGTCGCCGAGCTGCACCTGCCGGCGGACCCGCTCGGCAAGTTCATCTTCTATGGCGGCGAATGGTTCAAGATCGTGGGCGTGCTGGAAAAGCAGGGTGCCGTCTTCGGCATGTCGCAGGATAACTACCTGATCATCCCGTTCAAGACCGGGCGCAGCATCATGGGCAACAACCGCCGGCTGAATCTGTCGATCACGGTGGCGGTCGACCAGCTGGCCGACCTGGATGGCACGATCCGGCAGTTGTCCGCCGTGATGCGCACGGCGCACCGCCTGCAGCCGGGCCAGCCCGACGATTTCGAGATCCAGTCCGCGGAACAGCTGGCGCAGAGTTTCGAGAAGATCAGCATGATGGTGACGCTGGTCATGGGCGGCGTGGTCGGTATCGCGCTGCTGGTGGGCGGCATCGGCATCATGAACATCATGCTGGTGTCGGTGAAGGAACGCACGCGCGAGATCGGCATCTGCAAGGCGCTCGGCGCGCGCAGCCGCGACATCCTGGCGCAATTCCTCGTGGAGGCGGTCATCCTGGCCACGCTGGGCGGCCTGATCGGGCTGGCGCTGGGCTACGTGCTGGGAGCCGCCATCGCCGCCCTGATCCCGGACTTCCCGCCGGCCGTCGTGCCCTGGTGGGCCGTGGCACTGTCGCTGCTGTTTTCCGGCGGCGTCGGCATCGTGTTCGGCGTGATGCCGGCCCGGCAGGCGGCGCGGCTCGATCCGATCGAGGCCCTGCGCTACGAATAA
- the purL gene encoding phosphoribosylformylglycinamidine synthase: MLILPGSNALSAFRSQRLLSQLQAVVPAVTAVQARYVHFVDTPSALSDEDRARLDGLLTYGEPAHADIDDGAVESFVVIPRFGTISPWASKATDIVHNCGMTYIHRVERGVAYRVVLKGGILGTSLGAAKGLNAEQLQAVVALLHDRMTESVLRDPSQAAGLFASLEGKALETVDVLGNGREALVRANTELGLAMSIDEIDYLNDAFTAAARNPTDVELMMFAQANSEHCRHKIFNADWTIDGTAQDRSLFKMIKNTHEKQPKGTIVAYSDNSSIMEGATVTRFFPRGEGHEYGASTELVHTLMKVETHNHPTAISPFPGASTGAGGEIRDEGATGRGAKPKAGLAGFTVSNLMLPDAVRPWENASNVTAKDGATEAAYGKPERIASPLQIMIDGPLGGAAFSNEFGRPVLGGYFRTYEQNVGHAVYGYHKPIMIAGGIGNISAQHTHKNDIPVGSLLIQLGGPGMRIGMGGSAASSMATGTNTADLDFDSVQRGNPEMERRAQEVINGCWQLGENNPIISIHDVGAGGLSNAFPEITNDAKRGAIFDLRKVPLEESGMAPKEIWSNESQERYVLAIAPGDLDTFRALCERERCPFAVVGTATEERQLKLIDPENGSNPVDMPMDVLLGKPPKMHRDVQHVEREFPAIDLTGVELEEAARRVLLQPTVGDKSFLITIGDRTVGGMSVRDQMVGPWQVPVGDCAVTTLAYEGYVGEAMAMGERTPLAVVDAPASGRMAVGETVTNLAAAPIADIASIKLSANWMAACGQPGQDAALFDTVKAVGMDLCPALGISIPVGKDSLSMRTTWAEGGSDDGEQKAVVSPVSLIVSGFAPVYDVRKSLTPQIRTDLGETAIIVIDLGRGKNRMGASILSQVLGQLGNETPDVDSAEDLKGFFAAVQQLNRDGKLLAYHDRSDGGLYATLAEMAFAGRAGLSINLDMLTLEGEHAADWGDAKNWASQVGERRNELTLRALFSEELGAVIQVRAEEKSAVMDVLRSFGLGACSHIIGKPNDRGVIEFTRDAKLIYSKPRAELHRLWSETSWRISRMRENPATADQEYDRLLDEQDPGMTPKITFDLNENVAAPFLATGARPRVAILREQGVNSHIETAWVMHQAGFAAIDVHMSDLIAGRVRLDDFQGVIAVGGFSYGDVLGAGEGWAKSILFNPALSDQFARFFGRTDTFGLGICNGCQMMSNLKSIIPGAHAWPKFTTNKSEKFEARFALVEVLDSPSIFFQGMTGTQTPIAIAHGEGYADFSQTGSLDEAIAAMRYVDNRGNATEAYPFNPNGSPRGITSVTTPDGRFTVLMPHAERVFRTVQHSWAPDGWAEDSPWMRMFRNARKFVG, encoded by the coding sequence ATGTTGATACTCCCGGGCTCCAACGCCCTGTCCGCATTCCGTAGCCAGCGTCTTCTCTCCCAACTGCAAGCCGTGGTGCCCGCCGTGACGGCGGTCCAGGCCCGCTATGTCCACTTCGTCGACACGCCATCGGCCCTGTCCGACGAGGACCGTGCGCGCCTGGATGGCCTGCTGACCTATGGCGAACCGGCCCACGCGGACATCGACGACGGCGCGGTCGAGTCGTTCGTGGTGATCCCGCGCTTCGGCACGATCTCGCCCTGGGCGTCGAAGGCCACGGATATCGTGCACAACTGCGGTATGACGTACATCCACCGCGTGGAGCGGGGCGTGGCGTATCGCGTGGTGCTCAAGGGCGGCATCCTGGGCACGAGCCTGGGCGCCGCCAAGGGCCTGAACGCGGAACAGCTGCAGGCCGTGGTGGCACTGCTGCATGACCGCATGACGGAATCGGTGCTGCGCGACCCCAGCCAGGCGGCCGGCCTGTTCGCCAGCCTGGAAGGCAAGGCGCTGGAAACCGTGGACGTGCTGGGCAATGGCCGCGAAGCACTGGTGCGCGCCAACACGGAACTGGGTCTGGCGATGTCGATTGATGAGATCGATTACCTGAACGACGCGTTCACGGCGGCGGCGCGCAACCCGACGGACGTGGAACTGATGATGTTCGCGCAGGCGAACTCCGAGCACTGCCGCCACAAGATCTTCAATGCCGACTGGACCATCGACGGCACGGCGCAGGACCGCTCGCTGTTCAAGATGATCAAGAACACGCACGAGAAGCAGCCGAAGGGCACCATCGTCGCGTACTCCGACAATTCGTCGATCATGGAAGGCGCGACCGTGACGCGTTTCTTCCCGCGCGGCGAAGGCCATGAATACGGCGCGTCGACGGAACTGGTCCACACCTTGATGAAGGTGGAGACGCACAACCACCCGACGGCGATCTCGCCCTTCCCGGGCGCTTCCACCGGTGCCGGTGGCGAAATCCGCGACGAAGGCGCGACCGGCCGTGGCGCCAAGCCGAAGGCCGGCCTTGCGGGCTTCACCGTATCGAACCTGATGCTGCCCGACGCGGTGCGCCCGTGGGAGAATGCGTCCAATGTCACGGCGAAAGATGGCGCTACCGAGGCGGCGTACGGCAAGCCGGAACGCATCGCTTCGCCGCTGCAGATCATGATCGACGGCCCGCTGGGCGGCGCCGCGTTCTCGAACGAATTCGGCCGCCCGGTGCTGGGCGGCTACTTCCGCACCTATGAGCAGAACGTGGGCCACGCTGTCTACGGCTACCACAAGCCGATCATGATCGCCGGCGGCATCGGCAACATCTCGGCGCAGCACACGCACAAGAACGATATCCCGGTCGGCAGCCTGCTGATCCAGCTGGGCGGCCCGGGCATGCGCATCGGCATGGGCGGCTCGGCCGCGTCGTCGATGGCGACGGGCACCAATACGGCCGACCTGGACTTCGATTCAGTACAGCGCGGCAATCCGGAAATGGAACGCCGTGCCCAGGAAGTGATCAACGGCTGCTGGCAGCTGGGTGAAAACAACCCGATCATCTCGATCCACGACGTGGGCGCGGGCGGTTTGTCGAACGCGTTCCCGGAAATCACGAATGACGCCAAGCGCGGCGCGATTTTCGACCTGCGCAAGGTGCCGCTGGAAGAATCCGGCATGGCGCCGAAGGAAATCTGGTCGAATGAATCGCAGGAGCGCTACGTGCTTGCGATCGCGCCAGGCGACCTGGACACGTTCCGCGCGCTGTGCGAACGCGAGCGCTGCCCGTTCGCCGTGGTCGGCACGGCCACCGAGGAACGCCAGCTGAAGCTGATCGATCCCGAGAACGGCAGCAATCCGGTGGACATGCCGATGGACGTGCTGCTCGGCAAGCCGCCGAAGATGCACCGCGACGTACAGCATGTGGAGCGCGAATTCCCGGCCATCGACCTTACCGGTGTGGAGCTGGAAGAGGCCGCGCGGCGCGTGCTGCTGCAACCGACCGTGGGCGACAAGAGCTTCCTGATCACGATCGGCGACCGCACCGTGGGCGGCATGTCCGTGCGCGACCAGATGGTCGGCCCGTGGCAGGTGCCGGTGGGCGACTGTGCCGTGACCACGCTGGCCTACGAAGGCTATGTCGGCGAGGCGATGGCGATGGGCGAGCGCACGCCGCTGGCCGTCGTCGACGCGCCGGCGTCGGGCCGCATGGCCGTGGGCGAGACGGTCACCAATCTGGCCGCGGCGCCGATCGCGGATATCGCGTCGATCAAGCTGTCGGCCAACTGGATGGCCGCGTGCGGCCAGCCGGGGCAGGATGCCGCGCTGTTCGATACCGTGAAAGCCGTGGGCATGGACCTGTGCCCGGCGCTGGGCATCTCGATCCCGGTGGGCAAGGATTCGCTGTCGATGCGTACAACATGGGCAGAAGGCGGGTCCGACGATGGCGAACAGAAGGCTGTCGTGTCGCCGGTGTCGCTGATTGTCTCCGGTTTCGCGCCGGTGTACGACGTGCGCAAGTCGCTGACGCCGCAGATCCGCACCGACCTGGGCGAGACGGCGATCATCGTCATCGACCTGGGCCGTGGCAAGAACCGCATGGGTGCGTCGATCCTGTCGCAGGTGCTGGGCCAGTTGGGCAATGAGACGCCGGACGTGGACAGCGCCGAAGACCTGAAGGGCTTCTTCGCCGCCGTGCAGCAGCTGAACCGCGACGGCAAGCTGCTGGCTTACCACGACCGTTCCGATGGCGGCCTGTATGCCACGCTGGCCGAGATGGCGTTCGCCGGCCGCGCCGGCCTGTCGATCAATCTCGACATGCTGACGCTGGAAGGCGAGCACGCGGCCGACTGGGGCGATGCGAAGAACTGGGCCAGCCAGGTGGGCGAGCGCCGCAACGAACTGACCCTGCGCGCGCTGTTCAGCGAGGAACTGGGCGCCGTGATCCAGGTGCGGGCCGAGGAAAAATCGGCCGTGATGGACGTGCTGCGCTCGTTCGGCCTGGGCGCCTGCAGCCATATCATCGGCAAGCCGAACGACCGCGGCGTGATCGAATTCACGCGCGACGCCAAGCTGATTTACTCAAAGCCGCGCGCCGAGCTGCATCGCCTGTGGAGCGAAACGAGCTGGCGTATTTCGCGCATGCGCGAGAACCCGGCCACGGCGGACCAGGAATACGACCGCCTGCTCGACGAGCAGGACCCGGGCATGACGCCGAAGATCACGTTCGACCTGAACGAGAACGTGGCCGCGCCATTCCTCGCCACCGGCGCCCGCCCACGTGTCGCCATCCTGCGCGAGCAGGGTGTCAACTCGCACATCGAGACGGCGTGGGTGATGCACCAGGCGGGCTTCGCCGCGATCGACGTCCACATGAGCGACCTGATCGCGGGCCGCGTCAGGCTTGACGATTTCCAGGGCGTGATCGCCGTGGGCGGTTTCTCGTACGGCGACGTGCTTGGTGCCGGCGAGGGCTGGGCCAAGTCGATCCTGTTCAACCCGGCGCTGTCCGACCAGTTTGCCCGCTTCTTCGGCCGCACCGATACGTTCGGCCTGGGCATCTGCAACGGCTGCCAGATGATGAGCAACCTGAAATCGATCATCCCGGGCGCGCACGCCTGGCCGAAGTTCACGACGAACAAGTCGGAGAAATTCGAAGCCCGCTTCGCGCTCGTCGAGGTGCTCGATTCGCCGTCGATCTTCTTCCAGGGCATGACCGGCACGCAGACGCCGATCGCCATCGCGCACGGCGAGGGCTATGCGGACTTCAGCCAGACCGGCAGTCTCGACGAAGCAATCGCCGCGATGCGCTATGTGGACAACCGTGGCAACGCTACGGAAGCCTACCCGTTCAATCCGAATGGTTCGCCGCGCGGTATCACGTCGGTGACGACACCGGATGGCCGCTTCACCGTGCTGATGCCGCACGCCGAGCGCGTGTTCCGCACCGTGCAGCACTCGTGGGCGCCGGACGGCTGGGCCGAGGATTCGCCGTGGATGCGCATGTTCCGCAACGCGCGCAAGTTCGTCGGCTGA
- a CDS encoding threonine ammonia-lyase, with amino-acid sequence MHPLSPLSPQPTLSFPTLPHIRATADRLAGKVLHTPVWRWQTGVIEEAFAGAGEVWLKLELFQKTGTFKLRGALNCIEALTAAERTRGVVAVSAGNHAVAVAYTARLAGCSATVVMPRHASPARMTACRELGANVVLMPDVHQAFARGEAIARYEGRSMLHPYEGPLTALGTATIGLELMAQVPGLDAVVVPIGGGGLCAGIAAAVKQIDPACAVYGVEPFGADAMFRSFQSGNTERLDRVDTVADSLGAPQTLPYSLAVCRRFVDEVVRVTDDEICVAMLDLFRDAKLVAEPAAAVATAALLGPLRERLAGKRVALVVCGSNIDAEGFARLLGRGAGVREREQAARGAALVASA; translated from the coding sequence ATGCATCCGCTTTCACCCCTGTCACCCCAGCCAACCCTGTCGTTCCCCACCTTGCCGCACATCCGCGCCACCGCCGACCGACTCGCCGGCAAAGTCCTGCACACGCCCGTGTGGCGCTGGCAGACGGGCGTCATCGAAGAAGCGTTCGCCGGCGCCGGCGAAGTCTGGCTCAAGCTGGAGCTGTTCCAGAAGACCGGCACATTCAAATTGCGCGGTGCGCTGAACTGCATCGAAGCGCTGACGGCGGCCGAGCGCACGCGCGGCGTCGTGGCCGTGAGTGCCGGCAACCATGCCGTGGCCGTAGCCTACACGGCCCGCCTGGCGGGATGCAGCGCCACGGTGGTGATGCCGCGCCATGCAAGCCCCGCCCGTATGACGGCCTGCCGCGAACTGGGCGCAAACGTCGTGCTGATGCCTGACGTGCACCAGGCATTCGCGCGGGGCGAGGCTATCGCGCGTTACGAAGGGCGCAGCATGCTGCATCCCTACGAGGGCCCGCTCACGGCGCTGGGCACGGCGACCATCGGGCTGGAACTCATGGCACAGGTACCGGGGCTCGATGCCGTAGTGGTGCCGATCGGCGGCGGCGGCCTGTGCGCCGGTATCGCCGCGGCCGTGAAGCAGATCGATCCCGCCTGTGCCGTGTATGGCGTGGAGCCGTTCGGTGCGGACGCGATGTTCCGCAGTTTCCAGTCGGGGAACACGGAGCGCCTGGACCGTGTCGATACCGTTGCCGACAGCCTCGGCGCGCCGCAGACTTTGCCTTACAGCCTGGCCGTGTGCCGGCGCTTCGTCGACGAGGTCGTGCGGGTCACGGACGATGAAATCTGTGTGGCGATGCTCGACCTGTTCCGGGATGCCAAGCTGGTTGCCGAACCTGCCGCGGCCGTGGCGACGGCGGCGCTGCTGGGGCCGCTGCGCGAACGGTTGGCTGGCAAGCGGGTGGCGCTGGTGGTGTGCGGCTCGAACATCGATGCGGAAGGTTTTGCCCGGCTGCTGGGGCGTGGCGCCGGTGTGCGCGAGCGCGAGCAGGCTGCGCGCGGCGCAGCGCTGGTCGCGTCGGCCTGA
- a CDS encoding ABC transporter ATP-binding protein encodes MIRLQGLGKHYRMGDQTVHALRDIDLVIERNELVAFIGASGSGKSTMMGIIGCLDRPSSGTFLLNGSAVAHMSDDELARVRNREIGFVFQSFHLLPRMSALDNVAQPLVYRGIAPVERRDMAMQALQRVGLEARMHHRPNELSGGQRQRVAIARALVGAPALLLADEPTGNLDSATTRDILALIRDVHAAGQTVVMVTHEPDIAAQCSRVVRLQDGRIVSDTGAA; translated from the coding sequence TTGATCCGCCTGCAGGGCCTGGGCAAGCATTACCGCATGGGCGACCAGACCGTGCATGCGCTGCGCGACATCGATCTGGTAATCGAGCGCAACGAACTGGTGGCGTTCATCGGCGCATCGGGTTCGGGCAAGTCGACGATGATGGGCATCATCGGCTGCCTGGACCGCCCCAGCAGCGGTACGTTCCTGCTGAACGGCAGTGCGGTGGCGCACATGAGCGACGATGAACTGGCGCGCGTGCGCAACCGCGAGATCGGTTTCGTCTTCCAGAGTTTCCACCTGCTGCCGCGCATGTCGGCACTGGACAACGTGGCCCAGCCGCTGGTCTACCGCGGCATCGCCCCGGTAGAACGCCGTGACATGGCCATGCAGGCGCTGCAGCGGGTGGGACTGGAGGCGCGCATGCACCACCGACCCAACGAACTGTCCGGCGGCCAGCGGCAGAGGGTGGCGATCGCCCGTGCGCTGGTGGGCGCACCGGCGCTGCTGCTGGCCGACGAGCCGACCGGCAACCTCGATTCGGCCACCACGCGCGACATCCTGGCGCTGATCCGCGATGTGCACGCGGCCGGCCAGACGGTGGTGATGGTGACGCACGAACCGGACATTGCCGCGCAGTGCTCGCGCGTGGTGCGGCTGCAGGATGGCCGGATCGTGTCCGATACGGGCGCGGCATGA
- a CDS encoding LysR substrate-binding domain-containing protein, producing the protein MQQGIANKTLRSLSGLIDFDCAARWGSFTLAAHELHKTPAAISLQVKQLEEAIGFALFVRHPRHIALTPKGQELAVTVAKMLRELRAKVDALRGGSEENVVRISTTHTFAIKFLAPRLGRFTQLHPELDIRLDSTERLVDVEHEDMDLAIRHGLVDGHPGALYYDRLVPVYSPGLLAAGTAELTLADLGRFPLLYDETTDYWIALLRTHGVTAGRLDFSRGFTNLAVAAQAAIVGHGIALVPYSLVCDDIDRGILRLMRGASVAYPHGYYWVLAPTKAALPKVVRFRSWVEGEVAHMEQTLLALMGTGADQALP; encoded by the coding sequence ATGCAGCAGGGCATAGCGAACAAGACACTGCGCAGCTTGTCGGGGCTGATCGACTTCGACTGTGCGGCGCGGTGGGGCAGCTTCACGCTGGCGGCGCATGAACTGCACAAGACGCCGGCGGCGATCAGCCTGCAGGTCAAGCAGCTGGAAGAGGCGATCGGCTTCGCCTTGTTCGTGCGCCATCCCCGTCATATCGCGCTCACGCCGAAAGGCCAGGAACTGGCGGTGACGGTGGCCAAGATGCTGCGGGAACTGCGCGCGAAAGTCGATGCGCTGCGAGGGGGGAGCGAGGAAAACGTGGTGCGCATCTCCACCACGCACACGTTTGCCATCAAGTTCCTTGCGCCACGCCTGGGCCGCTTCACCCAGCTGCACCCCGAGCTCGACATACGACTCGATTCGACGGAGCGGCTGGTCGACGTGGAGCATGAGGACATGGACCTGGCGATCCGGCACGGCCTGGTCGATGGGCACCCCGGGGCGCTCTATTACGACCGGCTGGTGCCCGTGTACAGCCCGGGCCTGCTGGCTGCGGGCACAGCCGAGCTGACGCTTGCCGACCTGGGCCGCTTTCCGCTGCTGTACGACGAAACCACCGACTACTGGATCGCGCTGCTGCGCACGCACGGCGTGACGGCAGGGCGCCTTGATTTCTCGCGCGGGTTCACGAACCTGGCCGTGGCGGCGCAGGCCGCGATCGTTGGCCATGGCATCGCGCTGGTACCTTATTCGCTCGTCTGCGACGATATCGATCGCGGCATCCTGCGGCTGATGCGCGGGGCCAGCGTGGCTTATCCGCACGGCTATTACTGGGTGCTTGCGCCCACCAAGGCGGCGCTGCCGAAAGTGGTGCGTTTCAGGAGCTGGGTCGAAGGGGAGGTGGCGCACATGGAACAGACGCTGCTGGCCCTCATGGGCACTGGCGCCGACCAGGCATTGCCCTAG
- a CDS encoding peptidylprolyl isomerase: MILKPARLLTAMIAIGIAAAPAFAQNVATVNGKAIPASRLDAVVKQVTAQNKQPDSPQLRDAIKKDLIAREVMVQEADKQGYSNKPDVKQALENTRQSIVINAMLADYVKKNPVKDAEIKAEYDKAKAANGDKEYHARHILVATEKEATDIIAKLKGGAKFEDLAKQSKDTGSAANGGDLDWASPANFVKPFSDAMVALKDGQITEKPVQSQYGYHVIKLEGSRAAKFPALEEVKPQIEQGITQRKIAAYRDELVKKAKVQ, translated from the coding sequence ATGATTTTGAAGCCAGCCCGCCTGTTGACCGCAATGATCGCCATTGGCATCGCCGCCGCACCCGCGTTCGCCCAGAACGTGGCCACCGTGAATGGCAAGGCGATCCCGGCCTCCCGCCTGGACGCCGTGGTCAAGCAGGTCACCGCGCAGAACAAGCAGCCGGACAGCCCGCAGCTGCGCGATGCGATCAAGAAAGACCTGATCGCCCGCGAAGTGATGGTCCAGGAAGCGGACAAGCAAGGCTACAGCAACAAGCCTGATGTCAAGCAGGCCCTGGAGAACACGCGCCAGAGCATCGTCATCAATGCCATGCTGGCCGACTACGTGAAGAAGAACCCGGTCAAGGATGCCGAGATCAAGGCCGAGTACGACAAGGCGAAGGCCGCCAATGGCGACAAGGAATACCATGCCCGCCACATCCTGGTCGCGACCGAAAAGGAAGCCACCGACATCATCGCCAAGCTGAAAGGCGGCGCCAAGTTCGAAGACCTGGCCAAGCAGTCGAAGGATACCGGTTCCGCGGCCAACGGCGGCGACCTGGACTGGGCAAGCCCGGCCAACTTCGTCAAGCCGTTCTCCGACGCCATGGTGGCGCTGAAGGATGGCCAGATCACCGAGAAGCCCGTGCAGTCGCAGTATGGCTACCACGTGATCAAGCTGGAAGGTTCGCGTGCCGCGAAGTTCCCGGCGCTGGAAGAAGTGAAGCCCCAGATCGAACAGGGCATCACGCAGCGCAAGATCGCCGCCTACCGCGACGAACTGGTCAAGAAAGCCAAGGTTCAGTAA